The Luteitalea sp. genome has a segment encoding these proteins:
- a CDS encoding NTP transferase domain-containing protein, translating into MKAILLAGGKGTRLRPLTLHTPKPIVPIFNRPFLAYQLDRVRELPEISEVVLSLNYQPRRIEEIFGDGAAYGVRIRYAVEPSPLGTGGAIKFAAQHATDTVVVFNGDVLTAIDLAAVIRLHRERRAKATIVLTPVANPEAYGLVETSADGAVQRFLEKPNPNEITCNTINAGIYVLEPETFDRIPADEPYSIERAYFPSLVERGEPFVAHIYEGYWIDIGTPEKYRQVHRDIMDGRFSVAPFDETSNGPAVWATQAKVEAGAEIEGPCFLDEGAVVKAGARIRPYTVLGRQCHVEGGAEIGDSIIWSSSWIGSDASVQGAVAGRNCHIGRSVRIRPGAVLGDKSVATDFSQL; encoded by the coding sequence ATGAAGGCGATTCTGCTAGCGGGCGGCAAGGGCACGCGTTTGCGGCCACTCACACTCCATACACCGAAGCCCATCGTGCCGATCTTCAATCGACCGTTCCTCGCGTATCAGCTCGATCGCGTACGGGAGCTTCCCGAGATCAGCGAGGTGGTGCTCAGCCTGAACTACCAGCCACGCCGGATCGAGGAAATCTTCGGCGACGGTGCGGCCTACGGCGTCCGCATTCGGTACGCGGTGGAGCCGTCACCGCTGGGGACCGGCGGCGCGATCAAGTTCGCGGCGCAGCATGCCACCGACACCGTGGTGGTCTTCAACGGGGATGTGCTGACGGCCATCGACCTCGCGGCCGTGATTCGCCTGCACCGGGAGCGGCGGGCCAAGGCGACCATCGTTTTGACCCCGGTTGCCAACCCCGAGGCGTACGGGCTGGTAGAAACGAGCGCCGACGGCGCCGTTCAACGGTTCCTCGAGAAGCCGAACCCGAACGAGATCACCTGCAACACCATCAACGCCGGGATCTACGTGCTGGAGCCGGAGACATTCGACCGTATCCCTGCCGACGAGCCCTACTCCATCGAGCGCGCATATTTCCCGTCGCTGGTCGAGCGCGGCGAGCCGTTCGTCGCGCACATCTACGAGGGCTACTGGATCGATATCGGCACGCCGGAGAAGTACCGCCAAGTGCACCGCGATATCATGGATGGTCGCTTTTCGGTCGCCCCGTTCGACGAGACGTCCAACGGGCCCGCGGTATGGGCGACGCAGGCAAAGGTCGAGGCGGGCGCCGAGATCGAAGGGCCGTGTTTTCTGGACGAGGGCGCGGTCGTGAAGGCGGGCGCGCGCATCCGACCCTACACGGTGCTCGGACGGCAGTGCCATGTCGAAGGCGGGGCCGAGATTGGCGATTCGATCATCTGGTCGAGCTCCTGGATAGGCTCCGACGCCAGCGTGCAGGGCGCGGTCGCGGGCCGCAACTGCCACATTGGTCGGAGCGTCCGGATCCGACCTGGTGCCGTGCTCGGGGACAAGTCCGTCGCGACCGATTTTTCGCAGCTCTAA